AACAAAGTAGTAGCACTACAAGTAATAGATCAAGCACTAACAGTAGTTCTAAGCAAAGTAACTCAAATAGCACTTCAGGCACTACTAATAGCAGCTCAACTACAAATAAATCAACTTCAGGTAACTCAACTACTGATAAAGAGGATTCAAGTAAGTCAGATACAAGCAAGAAAGATTCAAGTAAAAAGAATCAATCTAAGCCTGATTCAAAGACTCAGTCATCTAAGTCGACTGACAGTAAAAGCTCCATAAAAGTGGAGCTTTTTTTCTACCCAAAGTCAAGTATTATCAATGATTTAAGAAAATAAATTTACTTGTTTTAATGATGCGAATAAGGTTAAAGCAAATAAGAGTTTAAATTTAAGAAAAAGCGAAAGTACCACAAATAAGCCTATGAATACTTGTAGTTTTTCCATAGGTTGCTTATACTTAAGTTGATTATTTGATTTCAGCCAAAGTCTTTTATTTTCGGTGGCTATGTTGTAATCATATGATTGATCATGTTTGATAAGAGCAAACATTGTGCGTATCAGTTTATGGACTGATGCAATGGCGATTTTCTTATAGCCTTGGCTATTTGAAGATCGTTTTTTCTTGTCATAATAATCAGTTATATGGCAAGGCTGCGTAGCCTTTACCGTCTCCATTTGAGTAATAACTCGATAAAGTATTTTTCTGGCAATATGATTGCCATGCTTGGTAATGCCAAGAGAACTGTCTTTTTCACCAGATTGGTACCTTCCTGGATCAATGCCAACAAACGCATCAATTTGAGCTGAAGTGCTAAACCGTCTTAGATCACCGAGCTCTGCTACTAATCTCACTGCTGTAATTCTAGCAACCCCTGGGATACTCAAATAGATGGATAAAGCACGAGCGTTTACTGCTTTAGCCAGCTTTTCCATGTAGTTAATTACATAGTCGCGTTCTTGCTGGAGTGAAAATAAATTAGAAATGTTCCTTTGAATAGCTCTAACGATAATACTATCTTTGGAATCATAAGGATAAGCTTCTCTAGCAAAAGCGTATAATCTTGTGGTTAAGTACCGTGCCCTTTGTTGTCCTATTCCAGAAATAGAATTAAGCATTTGAGTTACCTGTGTCTCATTCTTTTCTAGAACATATCCAGCATGTGGGAAAAGACTAACAAGCGCCCAATAAATTCTGCCAGATGGATGAGACAGTATTTCTTCAATTTGTGGGAAAGTGGATTGGAGGTTGCGGTGCAATTGATTTTTAGTAGTAACTATACTCCTAGTAAGTTCTTCATAATAGCGACTGGCATTCTGAAGTTCATGATACTCTCTGGGCTGTGGATCACGCAGCTTTTGCGGGGCATTAAATTGAATTAAAGCCAGGCGATAAGCATCTACCTTATCAGTTTTATTATGGCGTAAATTATTGTCCATTAGCTTTTTCGCTTTAAGCGGATTAAGCTTCAAATACTTAATATGATAATCCTCTAAGAAAGCTTGCAGGCTTAGAGAATAAACACCAGTAGCTTCGAAAACAACTAAAGGAGTTATCAAATATTGGTTCAGTTGCTCATAAAGTTTTTGATAGCCAAAGGAATCATTAGAGATTCTAAAAGATTCGCCTTGTTTGATCCGGTCATTAACCACACAAACTGTGGAAGATTTACTGCTAACATCAATACCGAAAATAATTTGTGATTCCATAATATAACCTCCGCTGTGAAGATAAACCTCTTTATCAACCTATTAATTCTAATTTTCTAAACACGGCATCTAAGTGCCCACAGACTTCGAAGAGACTTAAGAATAGGTGGTAAAGCAGTCCGTTTCTTTTACGACATCAAGTGTCTAAAAAGCTGAAGACTTGATTTGCTTTATCTTCACTTTCTATTTTAGACAAAATAAAAAGTGCCAGATCGTGAATCCGTCGATTCATGATCCAACACTAGGTTAGTATGTTTCTTTTACATTAAACTTCCTATTAAAAGATTACCCTTGAAACTGGTAAAATAGATAAGTAAGTATAGAGAACAATTTTTATAAAAGGGGAATAAAATGGCAGATAAAAAATTACTTCTAATCGATGGTAACTCTGTAGCTTTCAGAGCCTTTTACGCTCTTTATCGTCAACTAGAATCTTTCAAGAGTCCAGACGGCCTGCACACTAATGCCATTTACGCTTTTAAGAACATGCTCGATGTCCTTTTAAAATACGTTGATCCAACCCACGTATTGGTAGCTTTTGATGCAGGAAAAGTCACTTTTAGAACAAAAATGTATGGTGAATACAAAGGCGGACGTGCGAAAACCCCAGAGGAGTTACTTGAACAAATGCCTTATATTCAAGAAATGTTGCATGACATAGGTATTAAAACCTATGAATTAAAGGACTATGAGGCTGATGATATTATTGGTACTTTTGCCACTAAGGGTGAAGAAAATGGATTTACGACTACAATTGTGACAGGGGACCGTGATTTGACTCAGCTAGCTTCAGACAAGACAACAGTTGAAGTGACTAAGTCGGGTGTATCTCAGCTTGAAGCCTATACTCCTGAACACATGAAGGAAGTTAATGGTGTAACGCCAACTGAATTCATCGATATGAAAGCTTTGATGGGCGATAATTCTGATAACTATCCTGGCGTCACTAAGGTAGGTCCAAAAACCGCTTCTCGTCTTATTCAAAAGTATGGATCAATTGAGAATCTTTATGCTCATGTGGATGAGATGAAGAAATCCAAATTAAAGGAAAACTTGATTAATGATAAAGACAAGGCCTTTTTAGCTAAAAAATTGGCTACGATTGATCGCCATTCACCAGTTACAATTGATATTGATGACGTTAAACGTGAACCAGTAGACTATGAAAAATTGCGTCAATTTTATGAAAAATTGAATTTCCGCAAGTTTTTAGCTGAACTCAATGCCTCAGGAAAAGGACAAGATGGTACTGAAGTAGAAAAAGTTGAATACACTGTTTTAGATGATAAGAATGTAGACCAAGTTAAAGCAACTGAAAACGACCAAGTAGAATTTTACTTAGCAATGCTGGGAGCTAATTACCATCTAGCTGATTTTGTTGGTTTCAGTTTAAAGGTTAACGATAAAATTTATGTTTCAAGAGATGTCGATTTACTTAATGAAAGCAATATCAAGCACCTTTTGGAAGATGAAAAAATTAAAAAGAATGTTTTTGATTTAAAGAGAACTACAGTTGGCTTGCATCGCTTAGGGATTCACGCTCACGGTTTAGATTATGATATGTTGCTTGCTTCGTACTTAGTTAATAATGAAAATAATTCAAATGATTTAGGTGAAATTGCCCATTTATATGGTGATTATTCCGTTAAAACTGATATCGAAGTTTATGGCAAAGGTAAGAGTGAACATGTGCCAGACGACGATGATGAGCTCTTTAATCATTTGGCTTCTAAAGTTAATGCAATTGAACAGCTAAAGCAGCCATTACTGGAAAAGCTAAAAGAACATGAACAAGATGACTTGTTTGATACGATTGAAATTCCAACTGCTCGAGTTCTTGCCAAGATGGAAATCAATGGTATGAAGGTTGAAGCAAGTACTTTAATTCAATTGCAAAATGAATTTGCTGTGAAGCTGCAGGATTTAGAGAAAAAGATCTATCAACAAGCCGGGGAAGAATTTAATTTAAATTCGCCTAAGCAATTAGGACATATCTTATTTGAAAAGTTAGGCTTGCCAGTTTTGAAGAAAACTAAGACTGGATACTCAACCTCTGTTGAAGTGCTTGATCAATTAAAGACGCAAAGTCCAATTGTTAAAGAAATTCTTGACTACCGTCAAATCGCTAAGATCCAATCAACTTATGTTAAGGGACTGCTTGACGTAATCCAACCTGATGGTCGTGTTCATACGCGCTACTTGCAAACTTTAACTGCAACGGGACGCTTATCTAGTGTTGATCCTAACTTGCAAAATATTCCAACTCGTACTGAAGAAGGCAAGCAGATTAGAAAGGCATTTGTACCACGTGATCCTGATGGTTATATCTTCTCTTGCGATTATTCTCAAGTTGAACTTCGTGTGTTGGCACATGTTTCTGGTGATGCTCATATGCAAGAAGCATTTAAGACGGGCTACGATATTCACTCCCATACTGCGATGAAGATCTTCCATTTAGATTCTCCAGATGAAGTAACTCCACTTCAGCGTCGTCATGCTAAGGCAGTTAACTTCGGTATTGTTTATGGTATTTCTGATTATGGCTTGTCTAAGAACCTAGGTATTTCAAGAAAACAAGCTAAAGAATTTATTGATAATTATTTTGAACAATACCCACAGATTAAGGATTATATGGATAAGGCGGTACAAGAAGCCCGTGATAAAGGCTATGCAGAAACGATCATGCACCGCCGCAGATATTTACCAGATATTCATGCTAAGAAATACACCGTTCGTGCCTTTGCAGAAAGAACTGCGATTAACTCGCCTATTCAAGGATCAGCGGCCGATATTATCAAGATTGCTATGATCAATATGCAAAAGAAGCTAGATGAACTACATTTGAAGACCAAGATGGTCGTTCAAGTACATGACGAATTGATTTTTGATGTGCCAAAAGATGAATTAGAAACGATTAAGAAGATAGTTCCAGAAGTTATGCAATCGGCAGTGAAGCTTGATGTGCCATTGATTGCAGATTCTGGTTGGGGTCATAATTGGTATGATGCAAAGTAGGTGATTTAATGCCAGAAATGCCTGAAGTCGAGACGGTGCGACGGACTTTAACTCCGCTAATCGTTGGAAAAACGATTAAAAAAGTAGTACTTTGGTATCCCAAAATTGTGGCAACAGACCATGAGAAATTTATCAAAGAATTACCAGGTAAAAAGGTCTTAAAGATTGATCGCTATGCTAAATATTTACTGATACGCCTAAGTGATAATTTAACTATTGTGTCACATTTACGCATGGAGGGAAAATATCATTTAACCACTTCCGATGCGCCTAAGGATAAGCATGACCACGTAGAGTTTATTTTTACTGATCAAACTGCCTTGCGTTATAATGACGTGCGTAAGTTTGGCCGCATGCAGCTGATTTTAACAGGTACTGAGCGCCAAGTGACGGGGATTGGCAAACTGGGCCCTGAGCCTAATAGCATAGAATTTTCGTCAGATTATTTTATCAAGGCCTTGAGCCGTAAGAAGAAAAATATTAAAAATGTCTTGCTTGATCAAACAACCGTTGCAGGTTTAGGTAATATCTATGTTGATGAGACACTGTGGCAGAGTGGAATTCATCCTTTGAGTGCCGCAAATAAAATTCCGGCAGAAAAAGCAAAAGAGCTGTGGCAGAATATTAACCAAACTATTAAAATTGCAACAAAAAAGCGTGGGACGACTGTTCATACTTATTTAGATGCCAACGGAAATGTTGGTGGCTATCAAGAAATGCTCAAGGTTTATGGTCATGCAGGTGAACCTTGTGCAAAGTGTGGCACGGAACTAGAAAAGATTAAAGTATCAGGCAGAGGGACAACCTTCTGTCCACATTGTCAGGTGGTTTATTAATGAGCTATGTTTTAGCCTTAACTGGTGGTATTGCAACTGGGAAAAGTACAGCGGACCAGTTTTTTAAAGCAAATAAAATTCCTGTGATCGATGATGATCAGATTGCTCATGATTTGATGGAGCCTGGGCAAGCTTCTTGGCAGGCGATTAAAGATTATTTTGGCTCAGAGTATTTAAATGATGACCAAACGATTAATCGAAAGAAAT
This is a stretch of genomic DNA from Lactobacillus crispatus. It encodes these proteins:
- the polA gene encoding DNA polymerase I yields the protein MADKKLLLIDGNSVAFRAFYALYRQLESFKSPDGLHTNAIYAFKNMLDVLLKYVDPTHVLVAFDAGKVTFRTKMYGEYKGGRAKTPEELLEQMPYIQEMLHDIGIKTYELKDYEADDIIGTFATKGEENGFTTTIVTGDRDLTQLASDKTTVEVTKSGVSQLEAYTPEHMKEVNGVTPTEFIDMKALMGDNSDNYPGVTKVGPKTASRLIQKYGSIENLYAHVDEMKKSKLKENLINDKDKAFLAKKLATIDRHSPVTIDIDDVKREPVDYEKLRQFYEKLNFRKFLAELNASGKGQDGTEVEKVEYTVLDDKNVDQVKATENDQVEFYLAMLGANYHLADFVGFSLKVNDKIYVSRDVDLLNESNIKHLLEDEKIKKNVFDLKRTTVGLHRLGIHAHGLDYDMLLASYLVNNENNSNDLGEIAHLYGDYSVKTDIEVYGKGKSEHVPDDDDELFNHLASKVNAIEQLKQPLLEKLKEHEQDDLFDTIEIPTARVLAKMEINGMKVEASTLIQLQNEFAVKLQDLEKKIYQQAGEEFNLNSPKQLGHILFEKLGLPVLKKTKTGYSTSVEVLDQLKTQSPIVKEILDYRQIAKIQSTYVKGLLDVIQPDGRVHTRYLQTLTATGRLSSVDPNLQNIPTRTEEGKQIRKAFVPRDPDGYIFSCDYSQVELRVLAHVSGDAHMQEAFKTGYDIHSHTAMKIFHLDSPDEVTPLQRRHAKAVNFGIVYGISDYGLSKNLGISRKQAKEFIDNYFEQYPQIKDYMDKAVQEARDKGYAETIMHRRRYLPDIHAKKYTVRAFAERTAINSPIQGSAADIIKIAMINMQKKLDELHLKTKMVVQVHDELIFDVPKDELETIKKIVPEVMQSAVKLDVPLIADSGWGHNWYDAK
- the mutM gene encoding bifunctional DNA-formamidopyrimidine glycosylase/DNA-(apurinic or apyrimidinic site) lyase; the protein is MPEMPEVETVRRTLTPLIVGKTIKKVVLWYPKIVATDHEKFIKELPGKKVLKIDRYAKYLLIRLSDNLTIVSHLRMEGKYHLTTSDAPKDKHDHVEFIFTDQTALRYNDVRKFGRMQLILTGTERQVTGIGKLGPEPNSIEFSSDYFIKALSRKKKNIKNVLLDQTTVAGLGNIYVDETLWQSGIHPLSAANKIPAEKAKELWQNINQTIKIATKKRGTTVHTYLDANGNVGGYQEMLKVYGHAGEPCAKCGTELEKIKVSGRGTTFCPHCQVVY